The stretch of DNA TCCAAAACTGCTGGAATTTTTTTAAAAAGGCAAAATAACCTATTGCCGCGCCAATCCCTATCACTCCTAATATAAATATACTAACAAAATTGCCAAAAACGCCATTTTTCCACTCACCGACAGCCCACGGTTGTAAAACAACATTAGGGCTAATCTCAATAAAGTTAAATACATAGGCAAGGTAACCTAACGCACTCCAAAGAAGGCCACCGACCAAACCAGTAATGACGACTCTTGTCATTAAACTCATCGGTTCCTCTCTTTGATTTTGTTCTAATTTTTCTTCACCAGCCAATTTAGTATCACCTCTTTTTCATGCTTTCTATATATCTTTCCAATTCAGAACCGCTTTCATTCAAGTACTTTACAAAAATAACAATAACTAATTTTATCCGAAACGCTACCATGAATATCATAATAATGACTGGTCAGAAAAAGGAGATTTTATGTTTCAAATCGAATATACATAATAGGGATAATGTTTATAATTATTAGGAATTGAACATTATAGATGATATAGTTAAG from Sutcliffiella cohnii encodes:
- a CDS encoding YqhR family membrane protein; amino-acid sequence: MAGEEKLEQNQREEPMSLMTRVVITGLVGGLLWSALGYLAYVFNFIEISPNVVLQPWAVGEWKNGVFGNFVSIFILGVIGIGAAIGYFAFLKKFQQFWMGLIYGAVLWGLVFFILNPMFPGIKTVPNLTLDTIVTSFCLFILFGLFVGYTVSYEYNELQPKHDQNHGQQTSNE